The following coding sequences are from one Gossypium hirsutum isolate 1008001.06 chromosome A12, Gossypium_hirsutum_v2.1, whole genome shotgun sequence window:
- the LOC107938967 gene encoding type I inositol polyphosphate 5-phosphatase 5-like: protein MYTMMLICYLIPEREESSGGLIEGLNLSDFGCSMASAKTEIRDFRIFVATWNVGGKAPNLDMNLEDFLIMEDSADIYVCGFQEIVPLNAGNVLVIEDNEPAAKWLALINHALNKPDYDLTHPSPDASQSSKHFNTLLKDHFFYKPSLKVLSRNFRAESSLLKTCNCPVESTHGEKRGQKKLRDLASKLDLGPLPARRDGAVDELVELSGMPPNFSSGQMGYRLVASKQMVGIFLSIWARTELVPYIAHLRVSCIGTGILGRLSNKGCIAVSMTLHQTSFCFVCSHLASGEKEGDELKRNADVNEILKSTQFPKICKASNPRAPDKIIEHDRVLWLGDLNYRVALSYEKTRTLLEDNNWDILLEKDQLNIERDAGRVFNGFKEGQIHFAPTYKYSDNSDTYAGETVKSKKKRRTPAWCDRILWHGFGIEQLCYDRGESRFSDHRPVSSMFLVEVEVARKSDNKFRKGYSCALKMSEYEDSMPKRHSFYDL, encoded by the exons atgtACACCATGATGCTAATTTGTTATTTAATCCCAGAAAGAGAGGAAAGTAGTGGAGGGTTAATCGAGGGGCTGAATCTCTCGGATTTCGGGTGTTCCATGGCATCAGCAAAGACTGAAATTCGGGATTTTCG GATATTTGTTGCCACTTGGAATGTGGGAGGGAAGGCACCCAATCTTGATATGAACCTGGAAGATTTCTTGATAATGGAAGACTCTGCAGATATTTATGTGTGTGG GTTTCAGGAAATTGTGCCACTCAATGCCGGGAATGTTCTAGTAATTGAAGACAATGAACCTGCTGCAAAATGGCTAGCCCTTATAAACCACGCACTTAACAAGCCAGATTACGATTTAACGCACCCATCTCCCGACGCTAGCCAAAGTTCGAAACACTTCAATACGTTATTGAAGGATCACTTCTTCTATAAACCGTCACTCAAAGTCCTGAGTAGGAATTTCAGGGCTGAAAGCAGCCTTCTCAAGACCTGCAACTGTCCCGTTGAATCCACACATGGGGAGAAGCGAGGCCAAAAAAAGCTTAGGGATTTAGCAAGCAAACTAGACCTTGGTCCCCTTCCTGCGCGTCGTGATGGTGCAGTTGATGAGTTGGTTGAACTTTCTGGTATGCCCCCCAATTTTTCAAGTGGCCAGATGGGTTACCGGCTCGTAGCTAGTAAGCAGATGGTTGGGATTTTCCTCTCAATATGGGCTCGAACTGAGTTAGTGCCATACATTGCTCATCTACGAGTTTCCTGCATAGGAACAGGAATATTGGGACGCCTTAGTAACAAG GGATGTATAGCAGTAAGTATGACATTGCACCAGACCAGCTTCTGCTTCGTTTGCAGTCACTTAGCTTCAGGCGAGAAGGAAGGCGATGAGCTGAAGCGGAATGCTGATGTAAATGAGATACTCAAAAGCACACAGTTCCCTAAGATTTGCAAAGCTTCAAATCCTCGAGCCCCAGACAAAATTATCGAGCATGA CCGAGTACTGTGGCTTGGAGATTTGAACTATCGGGTAGCCTTGAGCTATGAAAAAACCAGGACTCTTTTGGAGGATAATAATTGGGACATCCTTCTCGAGAAAGATCAG TTAAACATAGAGAGAGATGCGGGAAGAGTGTTCAATGGTTTCAAAGAGGGACAAATACACTTCGCTCCTACATACAAGTACTCTGACAATTCAGATACATACGCTGGTGAAACTGTTAAATCTAAGAAGAAACGTCGAACCCCCGCATG GTGCGATCGGATACTATGGCACGGTTTTGGCATTGAACAATTATGTTACGATCGTGGTGAGTCACGATTTTCCGATCACCGACCTGTTTCGTCGATGTTTTTGGTGGAGGTGGAAGTAGCGAGAAAGTCTGATAATAAATTCAGGAAGGGCTATTCATGTGCGTTAAAGATGTCAGAATATGAAGATTCGATGCCAAAACGACATAGTTTTTATGATTTGTAA
- the LOC121211336 gene encoding uncharacterized protein: MNESQHGDDEGQCINRPSSPTPTATSPENSVKNDKKKKSFIPKIFSYKRRARGGSSDEDFGCEGVSSELEKKITSNTKEFMEAAPFMKKSFSGIYDECNRCNEP; the protein is encoded by the exons ATGAATGAAAGCCAACACGGGGACGATGAAGGCCAATGCATCAACCGCCCCTCCAGCCCTACCCCCACTGCTACCTCTCCTGAAAACTCTGTCAAGAATGACAAGAAAAAGAAG TCCTTTATCCCAAAGATTTTTTCTTACAAGAGACGAGCTAGAGGTGGCTCATCAGACGAGGATTTTGGATGTGAAGGAGTTTCTTCTG AGTTGGAGAAGAAGATTACATCAAACACCAAAGAATTCATGGAAGCCGCTCCTTTCATGAAAAAAAGTTTTTCAGGTATATATGATGAGTGTAATAGGTGCAATGAGCCAtaa